The following proteins come from a genomic window of Aquimarina sp. MAR_2010_214:
- a CDS encoding Lrp/AsnC family transcriptional regulator — MVKDDLDWKILELLQKNARLPFAHIGRVVGLSPSAVAERVQRMEDTEVITGYTMQVNPAKLGWSLSAFIMMSVNRINFQSFTDALDADAYPEMVECTRVTGKDCLIMKFHVKDSKHLEEVINRLAQHGDPTTLLILNELMKNGTIGRCTH; from the coding sequence ATGGTGAAAGACGATTTAGACTGGAAGATTTTAGAGCTATTACAAAAAAATGCACGCTTACCATTTGCTCACATAGGTAGAGTAGTGGGGCTTTCTCCATCTGCCGTTGCAGAACGAGTACAACGTATGGAAGATACAGAAGTGATTACAGGATATACAATGCAGGTAAATCCCGCTAAACTGGGATGGTCTCTTTCTGCATTCATTATGATGAGTGTAAATAGAATAAATTTTCAGTCTTTTACCGATGCACTGGATGCGGATGCGTATCCTGAAATGGTAGAATGCACCAGAGTCACCGGAAAAGACTGTTTAATTATGAAGTTTCATGTAAAGGACAGTAAACATCTTGAAGAAGTTATCAATCGTTTAGCGCAACATGGAGATCCAACAACATTATTGATTTTGAATGAGTTGATGAAAAATGGTACGATAGGAAGATGTACTCATTAA